One Oncorhynchus kisutch isolate 150728-3 linkage group LG11, Okis_V2, whole genome shotgun sequence genomic region harbors:
- the LOC109899252 gene encoding 60S ribosomal protein L21, with product MTNTRGKRRGTRYMFSRAFRKHGPIPLSTYMRIYRKGDIVDIKGTGTIQKGMPHKCYHGKTGRVYNVTQHAVGIIVNKQVKGKILAKRINVRIEHVKHSKSRDSFLQRVKENEKRKVEAKQKGTWVELKRQPTAPRDARFVSTKGNEPQLLEPIPYEFMA from the exons ATGACCAACACAAGAGGCAAGAGGAGGGGGACGAGGTACATGTTCAGCCGTGCCTTTCGCAAGCATG GCCCCATTCCCTTGTCTACATACATGCGTATTTACAGGAAGGGAGATATCGTTGACATCAAG GGTACAGGTACCATCCAGAAAGGAATGCCTCACAAGTGCTACCACGGCAAGACGGGTAGAGTCTACAACGTAACCCAACATGCTGTTGGCATCATTGTCAACAAGCAGGTCAA GGGTAAGATCCTGGCCAAGAGGATCAATGTGCGTATTGAGCATGTGAAGCACTCTAAGAGCAGGGACAGCTTCCTGCAGCGCGTCAAGGAGAACGAGAAGAGGAAGGTGGAGGCCAAGCAGAAGGGCACCTGGGTGGAACTGAAACGCCAG CCCACGGCTCCTCGTGACGCCCGATTCGTCAGCACCAAGGGCAACGAACCCCAGCTGCTGGAGCCCATCCCTTATGAGTTCATGGCATAA
- the LOC109899253 gene encoding ubiquitin carboxyl-terminal hydrolase 12 — MEILMTVSKFASFCTMGANASALEKEIGSEQFPVNEHYFGLVNFGNTCYCNSVLQALYFCRPFREKILAYRSQPRRKENLLTCLADLFHSIANQKRKVGVIPPKKFITRLRKENELFDNYMQQDAHEFLNYLLNTIADLLQEERKQDKTNGRLANGSLDSQNHNSNTPPPSTWVHEIFQGTLTNETRCLTCETISSKDEDFLDLSVDVEQNTSITHCLRGFSNTETLCSEYKYYCEECRSKQEAHKRMRVKKLPMILALHLKRFKYMEQLQRYTKLSYRVVFPLELRLFNTSGDATNPERLYDLVAVVVHCGSGPNRGHYIAIVKSHDFWLLFDDDIVEKIDAQAIEEFYGLTSEISKNSESGYILFYQSRD; from the exons ATGGAAATCCTAATGACAGTTTCCAAATTTGCCTCTTTTTGTACCATG GGCGCCAATGCCTCCGCTCTGGAGAAAGAGATTGGCTCAGAGCAGTTCCCTGTCAACGAGCACTACTTTGGCTTGGTCAAC TTTGGGAACACCTGCTACTGTAACTCGGTGCTGCAGGCTCTGTACTTCTGCCGTCCATTCCGGGAGAAGATCCTGGCCTACCGCAGCCAGCCCCGACGCAAGGAGAACCTGCTGACCTGCCTGGCCGACCTGTTCCACAGTATCGCCAACCAGAAGAGGAAGGTGGGAGTCATACCACCCAAGAAGTTCATCACGCGCCTACGCAAGGAGAATG AGCTGTTCGACAACTACATGCAACAGGATGCCCATGAATTCCTGAACTACCTGCTCAACACCATTGCTGACCTGCTGCAGGAGGAAAGGAAGCAGGACAAGACCAACGGCCGTCTAGCCAATGGCTCACTCGACTCCCAGAACCACAACAGCAACACCCCGCCCCCCTCCACTTGGGTCCATGAGATCTTCCAGGGAACCCTCACCAACGAGACCCGCTGCCTCACCTGCGAAACG ATCAGCAGCAAAGATGAAGACTTCCTGGACCTGTCAGTGGACGTGGAACAGAACACCTCCATCACGCACTGTCTCAG GGGGTTTAGTAACACAGAGACTCTCTGCAGTGAGTATAAGTACTACTGTGAAGAATGTAGAAGCAAACAGGAGGCACACAAAAG GATGCGTGTGAAGAAGCTGCCTATGATCCTGGCTCTACACCTGAAGAGATTTAAGTACATGGAGCAGCTGCAGCGCTACACCAAGCTGTCCTATCGCGTCGTCTTCCCTCTGGAGCTCCGCCTCTTCAACACCTCAGGAGACGCAACCAATCCTGAGAGACTCTACGACCTGGTCGCTGTCGTGGTGCATTGTGGGAG TGGCCCAAACCGAGGACACTACATCGCCATTGTGAAGAGTCACGACTTCTGGCTGCTGTTTGATGACGACATTGTAGAG aAGATAGATGCCCAGGCCATAGAGGAGTTCTATGGCCTCACCTCTGAGATCTCCAAGAACTCTGAGTCAGGCTACATCCTCTTCTACCAGTCCAGAGACTGA
- the LOC109900143 gene encoding G-protein coupled receptor 12-like encodes MDGFTCACVISYNNSACVSRRAKMSNDYEASVTPSWLTSDPTVWSSSRDGFTDNATYPPMGSFPPLPPLLVNPWDILLCSSGTLIACENALVVLVIWQNPALRAPMFLLIGSLALADLLAGLGLVLHFTLAYLLRSDSAQLLTVGLVVASFSASVFSLLAITIDRYLSLYYALTYNSERTAAFTYTMLVLLWGLSLCLGLLPVTGVNCLAEESTCSVVRPLTKNNVAVLSVSFLLLFGLMLQLYVQICKIVMHHAHQIALQHHFLSASPHYVTTRNGVSTLAIILGTFAACWMPFTVYSLVADYTYPPLYTYATLVPATYNSVINPVIYAFRNQDIQKALWLVCCGCIPARVAHRTRTPSHV; translated from the coding sequence atggatggattcacgtgtgcgtgtgtgatctCTTATAATAATAGCGCGTGTGTTTCCAGACGGGCCAAAATGAGCAACGACTACGAGGCATCAGTCACCCCCAGCTGGCTGACATCTGACCCCACTGTCTGGTCCAGCAGCAGAGACGGATTCACAGATAACGCCACTTACCCACCTATGGGCTCCTTCCCCCCACTGCCCCCTCTCCTGGTCAATCCCTGGGACATCTTGCTGTGCTCCTCAGGCACCCTCATCGCCTGTGAAAACGCCCTGGTGGTACTGGTGATCTGGCAGAACCCGGCTCTGCGTGCCCCCATGTTCCTGCTGATCGGCAGCCTGGCCCTGGCTGACCTCCTGGCTGGTCTGGGCCTGGTGCTCCACTTCACCTTGGCCTACCTGCTGAGGTCTGACTCGGCCCAGCTGCTGACTGTTGGTCTGGTGGTGGCCTCCTTCTCAGCCTCCGTCTTCAGCCTGCTGGCCATCACCATAGACCGTTACCTGTCACTCTACTACGCCCTGACCTACAACTCAGAGCGCACTGCCGCCTTCACCTACACCATGCTTGTCCTCCTCTggggcctgtctctctgtctgggcctACTTCCCGTCACAGGGGTGAACTGCCTGGCAGAGGAGTCGACGTGCAGCGTGGTGCGCCCCCTGACTAAGAACAACGTGGCGGTGCTGTCCGTATCCTTCCTCCTGCTGTTCGGCCTCATGCTGCAGCTGTACGTGCAGATCTGTAAGATCGTCATGCACCACGCCCACCAGATCGCCTTGCAGCATCACTTCCTGTCCGCCTCGCCCCACTACGTCACAACCAGGAATGGCGTGTCCACGCTGGCCATTATCCTGGGAACGTTCGCCGCCTGCTGGATGCCCTTCACCGTCTACTCACTAGTCGCCGACTACACGTACCCACCTCTCTACACATACGCCACCCTGGTGCCCGCCACCTACAACTCAGTCATCAACCCAGTGATCTATGCCTTCAGGAACCAGGACATCCAGAAGGCTCTGTGGCTGGTGTGTTGTGGCTGTATACCGGCCAGGGTGGCCCACAGGACCCGGACCCCTAGCCACGTCTGA
- the LOC116376351 gene encoding wiskott-Aldrich syndrome protein family member 3-like — MPLVKRNIDPRHLCRGALPEGLGSELECVMNNTLSSIIRQLSSLSKHAEDIFGELFNEANMFYLRANSLQDRIDRLAVKVTQLDSTVEEVSLQDINMKKAFKSSTAQDQQVVSTRSVPIPVKEMYNLSNKPPPLNILSKYRDDHKEGLKFYTDPSYFFDLWREKMLRDTEDKRKEKRKNKEQKRCVDGTLQREVKKVRKARNRRQEWNMLALDKELRPDHHHTHSLHRGATCEGSLSPEMRGLGPDHHQRHYPHSTNHSGHAHTYSGPPPSLLAAQLAAQGNATLDHAYRGYNLGRPHNAPPRLPPIENMNGSMSLRPVDYSMEGYGNGSPPPAPLMPSAQSAFATPPGGPLPLPGLMGSVGVYALPPPPIAGSLVAPTPPMPPPPPPGSSYSTTPKMSSVPHNAQPVNDARSDLLAAIRMGIQLKKGQEQQEQQAKREPVGNDVATILSRRIAVEYSDSEDDSELEENDWSD, encoded by the exons GTAAACATGCGGAGGACATCTTCGGAGAGCTGTTCAATGAGGCCAACATGTTCTACCTGAGAGCCAACTCCCTGCAGGACCGCATCGACCGCCTGGCCGTCAAGGTCACTCAGCTGGACTCCACCGTGGAGGAAG tCTCTCTGCAGGACATCAACATGAAGAAGGCGTTTAAGAGCAGTACCGCCCAGGACCAGCAGGTGGTATCCACGAGGAGCGTTCCCATCCCTGTCAAGGAGATGTACAACCTGAGTAACAAACCTCCACCTCTCAACATCCTCTCCAAATATAG GGATGACCACAAGGAGGGGCTGAAGTTCTACACTGACCCCTCCTACTTCTTCGACCTGTGGAGAGAGAAGATGCTGCGGGACACGGAAGacaagaggaaggagaagaggaagaacaAA GAGCAGAAGCGTTGTGTGGACGGgacgttgcagagggaggtgaagaaggtGCGTAAGGCTCGGAACCGTCGCCAGGAGTGGAATATGTTGGCCCTGGATAAGGAGCTGAGGCctgaccaccaccacacacactctctccaccGGGGGGCCACCTGCGAGGGATCACTATCCCCTGAGATGAG gGGTCTTGGGCCTGACCACCACCAACGCCACTACCCTCACTCAACCAATCATTCTGGTCACGCCCACACGTACTCCGGCCCGCCTCCCAGTCTCCTGGCTGCTCAGCTGGCTGCTCAGGGAAACGCCACTCTGGACCATGCCTACAGGGGATACAACCTGGGTCGCCCCCACAATgctccaccccgtctccctcccaTTGAGAACATGAATGGATCCATGTCTCTACGACCTGTGGACTACAG tatggaGGGATATGGAAACGGctcccctcctcctgctcctctcatGCCATCTGCACAATCTGCCTTTGCCACGCCCCCCGGAGGCCCACTTCCTCTTCCAGGTCTAATGGGATCAGTTGGTGTCTATGCCCTGCCCCCACCGCCAATCGCTGGGTCGCTGGTGGCTCCAACTCCCCCAATGCCTCCGCCCCCTCCTCCAGGCTCCTCCTACTCTACCACTCCCAAGATGTCCTCCGTGCCCCACAATGCCCAGCCTGTTAATGATGCTCGTAGTGATCTGCTGGCTGCCATACGCATGG GTATCCAGTTGAAAAAGGGTCAGGAACAGCAGGAACAGCAGGCTAAGAGAGAGCCTGTAGGGAACGACGTGGCCACCATCCTCTCCAGACGCATCGCTGTCGAGTACTCCGACTCCGAAGATGACTCAGAGCTGGAAGAGAACGACTGGTccgactaa